DNA from Streptomyces sp. NBC_01260:
GGTACTGCGCGGACAGTGCGGCAGGTCCGCCGTCCGGGTCCTTGAAGTAGAAGCCGAGTTCGGGGCGCGGGCCGGTCAGGCCCGCCTCGTGGGCGCGGGCCAGCAGCCGTGCCAGGTCGAGCACCAGGGGCGCGGCGAGTGCCGAGTCGCACCCCTGCCAGGTGGTCTGGAGCACCATGCGCGCGCCGAGGAAACCGTCGAACGCGATGTGGTCCCAGGCCGTCTTCCAGTCGCCGAGTGCCGGCACGTCGTCGATGTGGACCTCGCCCTCGGGGGCGGAGCCGAGCGTGTCGGCCAGGACGCGTTCCTTGCCGGCGTTCTTCGCGGCGGCCGCGGCCGGGTCGGCCAGTGCCGCCCCGTCCCCGCCGCCCAGCAGATTGGTGCCGGACCAGGCCCGTACCGGCAGGGCCCGCTGCACGAACATCGGGGCGAGCACGGAGCGCAGCAGGGTCTGGCCGGTCTTGCCGTCGCGGCCCGCGTGAGGAAGGGCGCAGGCCGCGACGGCGGTTTGGAGGGCGGGGGTACGCAGCCCGGTGGAGGGGGTGAAGTTGACGTACGGACAGCCGGCGCGGAGCGCCGCCGCGGCGTAGAGCGAGCTGGCGGGCAGCCGCTGCGCGCCGGGCGCGGGCGTCGGCTCGGTGGAGGCGACGTTCACGACGACGGTCCTGGCCAGGCCGTTGCGGCGGCCGAATCCGGTGATGTCGGCGGCGAACGCGGTGACGAGCTCCTCGTCCGTGCGGGTGTCGCCGGGGAGCGGTCCCCCGGGGCGGATCTCCGCGTCGGCCGCTGCGAGTTCGGACTGCACGGCGGAGGGGAGCCCGTGCGGCAGCACTCCCCCGGCGGCGAGTACCTCGGCCCGTTTGGGGAGGGGGCAGTCCAGGGTGTCGTGTCCGCCGAAGACGAGCGAGGCCACGGGTGGCAGACCGCTCTCGGCGAACGGCGGGGTCTCGGTGACCATGCCTGCGGCCGGGTGGAGGCCCGCCGCGACCGCTGCGCACCCCGCCGTGGCGGTGGTGGCGACGGAGCCGCGTGCTCCGATGAACCAGACTCCGGTACGAACGGCGTGTGCTGACACGGGCTGCCTCCCTGGCTGGGGGTCCTGGCTGGGCAGAGCTGGTGGCGCTGTGCACGGGGAGAAGGGGGCTGCGGACGGCGGGCGGGGGCGTGCTGCCCCGCCCGCCGTCCGGGCGGTGGCCCTATGCGGAGGGCAGTTCCTTCAGCTGGATGTCGCGGAAGGACACCTGGTCGTCGGCCCCGTGGTTCTGGAGGCCGATGTAGCCGTCCTTGAGGCTGCGGGCCGGATCGGTGTTGGTGAAGTCGTTGATCTTCACTCCGTTGAGGAAGATCTGGAGACGTTCACCCTGGACCTTGATCTCGTAGCTGTTCCACTGGCCGGGCGGCCTGAGGACCTGGTCACGGGCCTTGATGTTGGCCGACTTGAAGGTGTAGACGGCGCCGGTGGTGCGGTCGGCGGCGTCGGTGGCGTCGATCTGGACCTCGTAGCCGTTGTTGACGGCGGACCAGGGGTCGTCGGACTCCGGGAAGCCGACGAAGACGCCGGAGTTGTCATCGCCCGCCAGCTTCCAGTCGAGCTTCAGGGAGTACGACTTCAGCTCCTTGGCCTGGTAGGTGAGCAGGCCCATGCCGCCTTCGGAGCGCAGCTCGCCGTCGACGACGTTGAACT
Protein-coding regions in this window:
- a CDS encoding inositol-3-phosphate synthase — protein: MSAHAVRTGVWFIGARGSVATTATAGCAAVAAGLHPAAGMVTETPPFAESGLPPVASLVFGGHDTLDCPLPKRAEVLAAGGVLPHGLPSAVQSELAAADAEIRPGGPLPGDTRTDEELVTAFAADITGFGRRNGLARTVVVNVASTEPTPAPGAQRLPASSLYAAAALRAGCPYVNFTPSTGLRTPALQTAVAACALPHAGRDGKTGQTLLRSVLAPMFVQRALPVRAWSGTNLLGGGDGAALADPAAAAAKNAGKERVLADTLGSAPEGEVHIDDVPALGDWKTAWDHIAFDGFLGARMVLQTTWQGCDSALAAPLVLDLARLLARAHEAGLTGPRPELGFYFKDPDGGPAALSAQYLALLAFAERLRGEK